In Trichoderma asperellum chromosome 1, complete sequence, a single window of DNA contains:
- a CDS encoding uncharacterized protein (TransMembrane:12 (i34-57o69-94i115-139o159-176i188-208o228-246i267-291o322-345i366-388o394-416i437-457o463-484i)), with protein MADKPNAVDSVSISQSHVEESKFVQPEEQLKKRYSLLSVIAFGFTTMNSWVAFASGVAVPLSCGGGPGLIYGLIVAGIVMATINIGFAELASAFPSAGGQYHIVYMTFPQSTRRVAAFFTGWISVIYIMAATASCNFFVAGSILDLVNLWNDGYEIQAWHTYLLHILLSIIAFGATSRFPTAIGKLGVTILVLSIVGFVASLVTLLTVQDTKQSTDFVFRQYTNVSGWSDGWAFFIGVTGCLWAYSGVDAPTHVSEEVPNPSRNVPIAIITTMALGIVTVLAWNIALMFVVTDLQALIESGVPILEVYNQALNSKVATTIWAVYYIVMFYDIVLNLFIFAGRTIWSLSRDGGVPYSKFISHLNASSPVRATAIMLVLQIIIGVLYVASATAYSSFINLTLFALNITVALPQAALLFRGRSILPERAFSLGKFGYITNAVATLFVIFFSICFCFPVGYPVTANTMNYLIVVMAVGLVVTAVVWAAKLRKTFTGPQLESYGGEFHH; from the coding sequence ATGGCTGACAAGCCCAACGCTGTGGACTCTGTGTCCATATCCCAATCCCATGTGGAAGAGTCAAAGTTTGTACAGCCTGAAGAACAGCTCAAGAAGCGATACAGCCTTCTCTCTGTCATTGCCTTCGGCTTCACTACAATGAACTCGTGGGTGGCCTTTGCCTCTGGAGTTGCCGTCCCGCTCTcgtgcggcggcggcccaggTCTCATCTATGGCCTCATTGTTGCCGGAATCGTCATGGCCACAATTAACATCGGCTTTGCTGAACTTGCTTCCGCATTTCCATCTGCTGGCGGCCAGTATCACATCGTTTACATGACCTTTCCCCAATCGACACGTCGAGTCGCCGCGTTCTTCACAGGCTGGATTTCGGTGATTTACATCATGGCGGCAACGGCATCGTGCAACTTCTTTGTCGCTGGCTCGATTCTTGACCTTGTCAATCTGTGGAACGACGGTTACGAAATACAAGCCTGGCATACATACCTGCTCCATATCTTGCTGAGCATCATTGCATTTGGGGCCACGTCTCGTTTCCCTACAGCCATTGGCAAACTGGGCGTGACGATTCTTGTGCTGTCCATTGTTGGCTTCGTGGCCTCGCTGGTTACGCTGCTAACCGTCCAGGATACGAAACAGTCTACCGACTTTGTCTTCAGGCAATATACAAATGTTAGTGGATGGTCAGATGGATGGGCCTTTTTTATCGGTGTTACTGGATGTCTCTGGGCGTACAGTGGCGTTGATGCCCCGACACACGTTTCAGAAGAAGTGCCGAATCCGAGTCGAAATGTCCccattgccatcatcacaacCATGGCCCTGGGTATCGTCACAGTCCTTGCCTGGAACATTGCGCTCATGTTTGTTGTCACCGATCTTCAGGCCCTTATCGAATCCGGCGTTCCCATTCTGGAGGTGTACAACCAGGCGCTGAATTCAAAGGTGGCCACAACCATCTGGGCAGTCTATTACATTGTCATGTTCTACGACATTGTTCTCAATCTATTCATTTTCGCCGGCCGAACAATCTGGTCGCTATCACGAGATGGCGGCGTCCCCTACTCCAAATTCATTTCTCATCTGAATGCGTCAAGTCCCGTTCGCGCCACTGCAATCATGCTTGTCTTGCAGATTATCATCGGCGTTCTCTATGTGGCGTCGGCTACAGCGTACAGCAGTTTCATCAATCTCACCCTATTCGCGCTCAATATCACGGTTGCGCTACCCCAGGCTGCCCTCTTGTTCCGAGGCCGCAGCATTCTTCCGGAGCGAGCTTTCTCTCTTGGAAAGTTTGGCTACATTACAAACGCCGTTGCTACGCTCTTtgtcattttcttctctatTTGTTTCTGCTTCCCCGTCGGTTATCCCGTCACTGCCAACACCATGAATTATTTGATTGTTGTCATGGCTGTGGGTCTAGTTGTGACAGCTGTTGTGTGGGCTGCCAAGTTGCGTAAAACTTTTACCGGGCCTCAGTTGGAGAGTTACGGTGGTGAATTTCATCATTGA
- a CDS encoding uncharacterized protein (EggNog:ENOG41~antiSMASH:Cluster_1.5~SMCOG1199:NmrA family protein) has translation MADKKLIVVVGSTGNQGSSVVNTFLKDTAWRVRGLTRNPASSKAKALSARGVEVVQADMDDISSLSAAFRDANAIFVVSDFWGIYGALVQQNKHTSEQRLNLLAGESELQQLKNAIDAASQVPGLERFILSTLSNVTKWSRKKYTHVYHFDLKARASAYVEETHSALWAKTSLFQAGLFLNTYVESPNFIPHKNEDGIAQFITTMAADFKLPWIAADEDTGPFVKVLIQEKPGKNLIAYREWATLREMVQAFQEASETKSEVVVVPRSQPNEFLPPDLKLEIDEGFLYFEEFGYEARDDPTIIHPKDLEEPPKLETMEQYFRKRDFSQIFST, from the exons ATGGCCGACAAAAAACTTATTGTAGTTGTTGGTTCTACTGGTAACCAAGGCAGCTCCGTTGTGAACACTTTTCTGAAAGATACAGCATGGAGGGTTAGAGGGCTTACTCGAAATCCTGCTAGCTCAAAAGCCAAGGCACTCTCTGCTCGCGGCGTAGAAGTCGTTCAGGCTGATATGGATGATATTTCCAGCCTCTCAGCCGCTTTTCGTGATGCCAATGCCATTTTTGTTGTGAGCGACTTTTGGGGGATATACGGTGCCCTTGTTCAACAAAATAAACACACCAGCGAGCAGCGGCTAAATCTGCTGGCGGGAGAAAGCGAGCTCCAGCAGTTGAAGAATGCAATCGACGCCGCTTCTCAGGTGCCCGGCTTGGAAAGGTTCATCCTGTCTACCCTCTCCAATGTGACAAAGTGGTCTAGAAAAAAGTACACTCATGTTTATCATTTTGACCTCAAAGCGCGCGCATCTGCCTACGTTGAAGAGACGCACTCAGCGCTATGGGCCAAAACTAGCCTTTTTCAAGCAGGTCTATTCTTAAACACCTATGTGGAAAGCCCGAATTTTATCCCTCACAAA AACGAGGATGGTATCGCCCAATTCATTACTACGATGGCTGCCGATTTCAAGCTCCCGTGGATTGCCGCAGACGAAGACACTGGTCCATTCGTCAAGGTCCTGATTCAGGAAAAACCGGGCAAAAATCTCATTGCTTATCGAGAGTGGGCAACTCTGCGAGAAATGGTACAAGCTTTCCAAGAAGCCTCTGAGACCAAATCTGAAGTGGTGGTTGTACCTCGTAGCCAACCAAATGAATTCTTGCCTCCCGATTTAAAGCTCGAAATCGACGAAgggtttctttattttgaAGAGTTTGGATATGAAGCTAGAGATGACCCAACAATCATCCACCCGAAAGAC CTGGAAGAGCCTCCGAAATTGGAAACAATGGAGCAGTATTTCCGTAAGCGAGATTTTTCTCAAATATTCTCTACATAA
- a CDS encoding uncharacterized protein (EggNog:ENOG41~antiSMASH:Cluster_1.5~CAZy:GH128~SECRETED:SignalP(1-20)) — translation MLFSGKRISVAASLFTLSLADPWPKRGLAANDDIPIGQFSGSWNGYGSQVNWQYNWDSTTSQKQSWAEFVPMLWGTQSYHTNQWFDNAWYWLNNGGSGHLLAFNEPEQSGQANLSPGDAAAAWRQYMEPFYGHAQLGAPAVSNDGYNWLSQFLQACSDCHIDFIPIHWYNDYTLEADLENWVNSICALGNGRQVWITEFQAFGTIDQQSQFLRSAIPFLDNNGCVYRYSYFGTADNSKVLLQNGGPSLSPLGVQYTFSPYGSGNGPN, via the exons ATGCTTTTCTCCGGCAAAAGGATAAGCGTAGCTGCTTCCCTTTTCACGTTGTCTCTTGCCGATCCGTGGCCAAAGCGTGGCCTGGCGGCCAACGATGATATCCCCATCGGTCAGTTCAGCGGGTCATGGAATGGCTACGGTTCGCAGGTCAATTGGCAATACAACTGGGATAGCACAACCAGCCAGAAGCAAAGCTGGGCTGAGTTTGTACCCATGCTGTGGGGCACGCAAAGCTACCATACAAACCAGTGGTTCGACAATGCTTGGTATTGGCTTAATAATGGAGGTTCAGGGCACTTGCTAGCCTTCAACGAGCCAGAACAATCCGGCCAGGCCAATCTAAGCCCCGgggatgctgctgcagcttggagGCAGTACATGGAGCCTTTTTATGGTCATGCTCAACTCGGTGCTCCTGCCGTCTCTAATGACGGCTACAACTGGCTGAGTCAATTTTTGCAGGCCTGCAGTGACTGCCACATTGATTTCATCCCAATTCACTGGTACAATGATTATACACTTGAGGCGGATCTGGAAAACTGGGTTAATAGCATATGCGCGCTTGGCAATGGCCGTCAAGTCTGGATTACAGAG TTCCAAGCATTCGGAACAATTGACCAGCAGAGTCAGTTTTTGCGATCGGCAATCCCGTTCCTTGATAACAATGGTTGTGTCTACCGTTATTCCTACTTTGGTACCGCGGATAATTCGAAAGTGCTGCTACAGAACGGTGgaccttctctttctcccttGGGTGTTCAGTATACCTTCAGCCCTTACGGCTCGGGCAATGGGCCTAACTAG
- a CDS encoding uncharacterized protein (SECRETED:SignalP(1-18)) yields MKFITWLSILALAGSGYSCGGHGDEKEWSKEELAELEAKWGHEWSFNGIGSFAHLDYVKCLTNPQEKYDIAIIGAPFDTAVSFRPGARFGPRAIRQASSRQTSLRAFNPRANINPYQNWAKIIDCGDIPITPFDNNIATEQMTQAFRNLGRAQPISSLSKGRPKLITLGGDHSLALPALRSLKEIYGKPVRVLHFDAHLDTWNPAAYPSAWGSSHFTHGSMFWMANQEGLLSNSSTSQSVHAGLRTRLSGSDWADHESDTAQNWVRYAADEIDEIGTQGIIDGIMSVLGTEDPVYLSVDIDVLDPAFAPGTGTPEPGGWTTREFIRILRGIEGLNIVGADVVEVSPAYQGRGEETALAAAQVVYEILSSIVKRGLEDGAREQPKGIKDEL; encoded by the exons ATGAAGTTCATCACATGGCTCAGCATCCTCGCCTTGGCTGGCTCAGGTTACAGCTGTGGCGGGCATGGTGATGAGAAGGAATGGAGCAAAGAGGAATTGGCTGAATTGGAGGCAAAATGGGGGCACGAG TGGTCTTTCAACGGCATCGGGTCATTTGCTCATCTAGACTACGTCAAGTGTCTCACAAACCCGCAAGAGAAATATGACATTGCAATTATCGGCGCGCCTTTCGATACCGCAGTCTCGTTCAGACCAG GCGCCCGATTTGGACCCAGAGCTATTAGACAAGCCTCTTCTCGTCAGACGTCGCTACGCGCATTCAACCCTCGCGCCAACATCAATCCCTATCAGAACTGGGCGAAAATCATTGACTGCGGGGATATCCCCATCACGCCTTTTGACAATAATATTGCAACCGAGCAAATGACGCAGGCTTTCAGAAATCTCGGTAGAGCTCAGCCCATAAGCTCACTGAGCAAAGGTCGGCCTAAGCTCATCACTCTTGGCGGAGATCACAGTTTGGCTCTGCCTGCGTTGAGATCTTTGAAGGAGATTTATGGAAAGCCGGTTCGGGTTCTTCACTTTGACG CTCACCTGGACACCTGGAATCCCGCCGCATACCCGTCAGCCTGGGGTTCATCACATTTTACTCACGGCTCCATGTTCTGGATGGCTAACCAAGAGGGGCTTCTGTCAAACTCATCGACAAGCCAGTCTGTTCATGCCGGTCTGCGCACTCGTCTCAGCGGCTCTGACTGGGCGGATCACGAATCGGATACCGCCCAGAACTGGGTGCGCTATGCCGCCGACGAGATTGATGAGATCGGCACACAGGGTATCATCGATGGTATCATGTCAGTATTAGGAACTGAAGACCCGGTCTACCTGTCTGTTGATATCGACGTGCTGGATCCCGCTTTCGCACCTGGTACTGGAACCCCTGAACCTGGCGGCTGGACTACGAGAGAGTTTATCCGAATCCTGAGAGGAATTGAAGGCCTAAATATTGTCGGCGCTGACGTCGTGGAGGTCAGTCCTGCCTACCAAGGAAGAGGTGAAGAGAcggctttggcggcggcgcaggtTGTGTATGAGATCCTAAGCTCTATTGTCAAGAGGGGTTTGGAAGACGGAGCTCGAGAACAGCCAAAGGGTATAAAAGATGAGCTATAA
- a CDS encoding uncharacterized protein (SECRETED:SignalP(1-18)~EggNog:ENOG41~antiSMASH:Cluster_1.5): MARLTYISLLGLASSILAAPQPALTGTEGTIASTVRIAGPTAAPNIHGLDIASPPQFLTITVVNSHGDAISTSHAHDPNGPSAVSGNVGPGTMAAGATAAFAVPTGWIGNVAINDAGWAITGDDSLIEANFVVPQGSSIAVADVDISYVNGFSVAIVCSCDGQIVTGCNKNLFNLNSCGNNDGQNACVNPLRSDQGATSAAPFFAPCQHAAWTYVNDGAANSFGQCQSGQITCCVGAACPPNPRQP, encoded by the exons ATGGCTCGCTTGACTTACATTTCGTTACTTGGCCTTGCCAGTTCTATCCTTGCCGCTCCTCAGCCTGCATTGACTGGCACTGAAGGCACGATTGCATCTACTGTTCGAATTGCCGGCCCCACAGCTGCTCCTAATATTCATGGTCTAGACATTGCTAGTCCTCCTCAGTTCCTGACGATCACTGTTGTTAACAGCCATGGCGATGCTATTTCGACATCGCATGCTCACGACCCCAACGGTCCTTCTGCTGTGTCGGGTAATGTAGGTCCCGGCACTATGGCCGCAGGCGCCACTGCGGCCTTTGCTGTACCAACCGGATGGATTGGTAACGTCGCTATTAACGACGCCGGCTGGGCTATTACTGGCGATGATTCTCTAATTGAGGCCAACTTTGTTGTCCCTCAGGGGTCTTCAATTGCAGTAGCCGATGTTGATATCTCTTATGT AAACGGTTTCTCTGTTGCCATTGTTTGCTCTTGTGACGGACAGATTGTAACTGGTTGCAACAAGAACTTGTTCAACCTCAACTCTTGCGGC AACAATGACGGGCAAAACGCTTGTGTTAACCCGCTCAGAAGCGACCAAGGAGCCACGTCAGCTGCGCCTTTCTTCGCTCCCTGCCAGCACGCTGCTTGGACTTATGTCAACGATGGCGCTGCAAACTCTTTCGGGCAGTGCCAGTCGGGCCAAATTACCTGCTGTGTTGGCGCTGCTTGCCCTCCTAACCCCAGACAGCCttaa
- a CDS encoding putative secondary metabolism biosynthetic enzyme (SECRETED:SignalP(1-23)~EggNog:ENOG41~antiSMASH:Cluster_1.5~SMCOG1023:enoyl-CoA hydratase), whose translation MNRVLSLFLHFAVAMSTSFKTLALHKDGADGAILTVTIKNTRSEVNVFCQETSIELNELVTVLQNDTSTKVVIFKSGNPEFFSAHYDIFPTPGEPDLNTPGTAAFNGKVFLNMSNLPQPVISMIDGPARGIGNEFLAACDMIFASKNARFSNFKATLGLHPGAGGVAWMPLHIGRASAMEFVFSGNDIDPKTAEEYGYVNKAFDTPEGLYDYVEKLAERIALFPLGGLSSIKRTVTDTIQPRPEQIAIEGAEWDRLVA comes from the exons ATGAACCGTGTCCTGTCCCTTTTTCTGCATTTTGCTGTCGCCATGTCGACCAGCTTTAAGACTTTAGCCTTGCACAAGGATGGCGCTGATGGCGCTATTTTGACAGTCACTATCAAAAATACAAGAAGCGAGGTCAACGTGTTTTGTCAGGAAACCTCTATCGAGCTAAATGAGCTTGTAACTGTTCTCCAAAATGATACCTCAACAaaagtcgtcatcttcaaaagCGGCAATCCTGAATTCTTCAGTGCGCATTATGATATCTTCCCCACACCTG GCGAGCCCGATCTAAACACGCCTGGGACTGCAGCTTTCAACGGCAAAGTATTCCTGAATATGAGCAATCTGCCACAACCTGTGATTTCCATGATTGATGGTCCTGCTCGTGGCATAGGAAACGAGTTCCTTGCAGCATGTGACATGATATTCGCTTCCAAGAATGCTCGCTTCAGCAATTTTAAAGCAACACTCGGCCTTCATCCTGGCGCAGGGGGCGTTGCATGGATGCCGTTGCATATTGGGCGAGCTAGCGCTATGGAATTCGTTTTTTCTGGAAATGATATTGATCCAAAGACGGCCGAAGAATATGGCTATGTCAACAAGGCATTTGATACACCAGAAGGATTGTACGATTACGTTGAGAAGTTGGCAGAAAGGATCGCCCTGTTCCCTCTAGGTGGTCTATCCAGCATCAAAAGGACAGTAACTGATACTATTCAGCCTAGGCCAGAACAAATAGCGATTGAGGGAGCCGAGTGGGACAGGCTAGTGGCCTAA
- a CDS encoding uncharacterized protein (EggNog:ENOG41) — MSLPTLNHVFTMAITPKEPINAGETPRGKANWFEITDGTITGADGSHIAEVTSGGGDYLTRYVEDNVAEVDMRLIAKDSNGELLRLSVMGYDYLDRATMLALDGQAGEDSGSDTSNITEPYGFEILKCSTASQKYRWMNFAILLARVNFVFGAAGIDSVVYKVYHVTN, encoded by the coding sequence ATGTCGCTTCCTACCCTCAATCACGTCTTTACCATGGCGATCACGCCAAAGGAGCCAATTAATGCCGGTGAAACTCCAAGAGGAAAGGCAAATTGGTTCGAAATCACGGATGGAACAATTACTGGAGCAGACGGCAGCCATATTGCGGAAGTAACCTCTGGTGGAGGAGACTATCTTACTCGATACGTCGAAGACAATGTTGCTGAAGTGGACATGCGGCTGATAGCCAAAGACTCGAATGGCGAGCTGTTACGCCTCAGTGTAATGGGTTATGATTATCTTGATCGAGCAACTATGCTGGCTTTGGATGGCCAGGCTGGCGAGGATTCGGGCAGTGACACGTCGAATATCACTGAACCGTATGGATTTGAGATACTCAAATGTAGCACGGCGAGTCAAAAGTACAGGTGGATGAATTTTGCAATCTTACTTGCACGTGTAAATTTTGTCTTTGGTGCTGCGGGTATTGACAGTGTTGTATACAAGGTATACCATGTCACAAACTAG
- a CDS encoding uncharacterized protein (EggNog:ENOG41~antiSMASH:Cluster_1.5~SECRETED:SignalP(1-15)) codes for MRAISFLSLIGAAIALPTTESSGVAPTNSTVPDINAIKAVSQDRFTSYQTGGLERQSVKANGMKSKRGWTCSSSPILTWGDSDTGGKGVTITNADTDWRGFYIYHNNCDTVPWKYIWVGANQTQFVSFPDGFEGRIQRGVDQYMLNGQAQWLGSWYEVSWDGNGVGWSDVSLIRGCDGGVLTWSLDNSGAWKGFTQWILDGAPTGAYDMKNDGQWVIKATEALDGSINTIPRDWDLQKVGSDYVYVDDSHGSPVIASSNGRFGTYWPGGRA; via the coding sequence ATGCGTGccatctcttttctttcgcTTATTGGCGCTGCCATAGCGCTACCAACAACTGAAAGCTCCGGAGTAGCTCCCACTAATAGCACCGTGCCCGATATCAATGCTATCAAAGCCGTATCGCAAGATCGGTTTACAAGTTATCAGACGGGTGGCTTAGAACGCCAGTCTGTCAAGGCCAATGGAATGAAGTCCAAGCGCGGCTGGACATGCAGCAGCTCGCCCATTTTGACTTGGGGCGACAGCGACACCGGCGGCAAAGGCGTCACTATCACCAATGCTGACACGGACTGGCGGGGCTTTTACATCTACCACAACAACTGCGATACTGTTCCTTGGAAGTACATTTGGGTTGGGGCCAACCAGACTCAATTTGTTTCCTTCCCTGATGGCTTCGAAGGCCGCATCCAGCGCGGAGTCGACCAATACATGCTTAACGGGCAGGCGCAGTGGCTCGGCTCATGGTATGAGGTCAGCTGGGACGGAAATGGCGTCGGTTGGAGCGATGTCTCTCTCATTCGTGGCTGTGACGGTGGTGTTTTGACTTGGTCTCTGGACAACTCTGGAGCCTGGAAGGGATTCACACAATGGATCCTGGACGGTGCGCCTACAGGAGCGTATGATATGAAGAATGATGGGCAATGGGTGATCAAGGCTACAGAGGCGCTTGACGGTTCGATTAACACAATCCCTCGCGATTGGGATCTCCAGAAGGTTGGCTCTGACTACGTCTATGTTGACGACTCGCACGGCAGCCCAGTCATTGCATCGAGCAACGGCCGTTTCGGTACTTACTGGCCGGGAGGCCGAGCATAA
- a CDS encoding uncharacterized protein (antiSMASH:Cluster_1.5) produces MSTLPVSLLPASRPQPQISQRKLIKKGGYTRQRRGCLTCRQRKKKCDQGLPICGHCSRLNLVCKHEKPREVVSSTCGEDAARDSAGSEVRQRWGYDNSNSPHGDNVSEVVRVSKIFEPLDFVRSKDSVDHLSSSRRTMMRYYTSTLAIMLSATAENNCFLSVLLPMAFDCATLLDAMAAWSSAHLALRDPSFNNVSLQHRGRVLSNLSAALNGNNLSGEMCLAITMAMCSMETISDATTSGWAHHLFGAAAVLQSGISDVQEGALQKSRSIINGYWLESVERKWLVRNFAYHDILMSVSLDRRPLITGDYWMSADDEMADPYFAFASKIMLLTSEISVLNADCADYELSLGDGGSPEEDAYADIFGGLPSSSNYDTFLQRARDIAAELREWKCPTASADTPLGFLSQTYQSAGLIYLHYVLQKYFPQHSDDILTEGVDVYVELVCDAAQKVPEGSLAECSLLFPLFIAGGEAKNETHIERIKNRLYTMNKWRRFRNVNACREVLEELWEQRAQLGETETIGWRDIVRQRGWQLALS; encoded by the exons ATGTCGACGTTGCCGGTCTCGCTATTACCGGCTTCAAGGCCGCAACCGCAGATTTCCCAGCGCAAATTGATCAAGAAGGGCGGTTACACGCGACAACGCCGCGGGTGCTTAACCTGCCGAcagcgcaagaagaaatgCGACCAGGGGCTTCCGATTTGTGGGCACTGCTCACGACTTAACCTCGTTTGCAAGCACGAAAAGCCCCGAGAGGTTGTATCAAGCACTTGCGGGGAAGATGCTGCCAGAGACTCGGCTGGTTCTGAAGTGCGTCAACGCTGGGGCTACGACAACTCCAATTCTCCACATGGCGACAATGTTTCCGAAGTCGTACGGGTCTCAAAGATCTTTGAACCGCTGGATTTTGTACGATCCAAAGATTCTGTGGATCATCTGAGCTCCAGTCGAAGGACCATGATGCGATACTACACTTCCACCCTCGCCATTATGCTATCAGCAACAGCTGAAAATAACTGCTTCCTGTCAG TCCTGTTGCCAATGGCCTTTGACTGCGCTACTCTGCTTGATGCAATGGCTGCATGGTCATCGGCCCATCTTGCCTTACGAGACCCCAGTTTCAACAATGTCTCTCTCCAACATCGGGGCAGGGTTCTTAGCAACCTTAGCGCCGCCCTTAACGGCAATAACCTTTCCGGGGAAATGTGCCTAGCTATAACGATGGCCATGTGCTCCATGGAGACTATCTCGGATGCAACTACCAGCGGCTGGGCACACCATCTATTTGGAGCTGCGGCCGTCCTGCAATCCGGCATCTCTGATGTTCAAGAAGGCGCATTGCAAAAGTCACGAAGCATAATTAACGGCTACTGGTTGGAATCGGTTGAGCGGAAGTGGCTGGTTAGAAACTTTGCGTATCACGATATCCTGATGAGCGTGTCACTGGATAGAAGGCCCCTTATCACTGGCGATTATTGGATGTCTGCggatgatgagatggcggATCCTTACTTTGCATTTGCGTCGAAAATCATGCTATTAACATCCGAGATCAGTGTTTTAAACGCCGATTGCGCTGACTACGAGCTATCACTTGGCGATGGTGGcagcccagaagaagacgccTATGCTGACATCTTTGGAGGATTGCCTTCAAGCTCCAATTACGATACATTTCTTCAAAGAGCACGCGACATTGCTGCTGAACTTCGAGAATGGAAATGCCCAACTGCTTCCGCCGACACACCGCTCGGATTCCTCAGCCAGACGTATCAAAGCGCGGGACTCATATACCTTCATTATGTCTTGCAAAAATACTTTCCACAACACTCGGATGATATACTAACAGAGGGGGTTGATGTGTATGTTGAATTGGTATGTGATGCGGCGCAAAAAGTACCCGAGGGATCCCTGGCCGAGTGCTCTTTACTATTTCCGCTTTTTATTGCTGGCGGGGAGGCGAAGAACGAAACACACATTGAGCGAATTAAGAACAGGCTTTACACAATGAATAAGTGGAGGAGGTTTCGGAATGTGAATGCTTGTAGGGAGGTTTTGGAAGAACTTTGGGAGCAGAGGGCTCAATTgggagagacagagacaatAGGTTGGAGGGATATTGTCCGGCAACGAGGCTGGCAGCTTGCACTGTCGTAA